From Agrobacterium tumefaciens, a single genomic window includes:
- a CDS encoding ABC transporter substrate-binding protein, translated as MSRKFKSTVAAALALLVSVGAADAATTVKFWHSFNKSSGQALDKIIANFEAANPGIDVQAEFVGNYNDIIAKLQAAIPARRAPDAVILEVTRYGLFANNNILTDLTPYFDADPLKADLYDYAQEVGVINGKNYIVPFNSSTPVLYFNKDIFQRAGLSADTPLKTFDEILSAAKTISDKLGADGVSGIAAPGQFARWGLVMANDSELVDPKTGEILLDKPNTIEAYQWMASLVHENKVASPDGVTEEDNGRDAFLAKKVGIMFNSTGNYGEAKKAIGDNLVVRPMPCNKTCSVPIGGAGIGIMATSLKEVQDAAYKFVSYAASPEANAVWFAATGYLPINKKSADLPIAKEALTTQPGIDVAIESLPNAHGRARTTVVTWMRTTEYKMWQAMALGQRKVEETMKDFAEQTRAEEKRVGN; from the coding sequence ATGTCACGGAAATTTAAAAGCACGGTTGCTGCCGCACTCGCCCTTCTTGTCAGCGTTGGTGCGGCCGACGCTGCCACCACGGTGAAATTCTGGCACAGCTTCAACAAGTCCAGCGGTCAGGCGCTGGACAAGATCATCGCCAATTTCGAGGCTGCCAATCCCGGCATCGACGTCCAAGCCGAGTTCGTCGGCAACTACAATGACATCATTGCCAAGCTACAGGCCGCCATTCCCGCCCGCCGCGCGCCGGATGCCGTCATTCTCGAAGTGACCCGCTATGGTCTGTTCGCCAACAACAATATCCTCACAGATCTGACGCCCTATTTTGACGCAGATCCGCTGAAGGCCGATCTCTACGACTACGCGCAGGAAGTTGGTGTCATCAACGGCAAGAACTACATCGTGCCGTTCAACTCATCCACGCCGGTCCTTTATTTCAATAAGGATATCTTCCAGCGGGCAGGTCTTTCTGCCGATACGCCTTTGAAGACTTTTGACGAAATCCTTTCAGCCGCGAAAACGATTAGCGACAAGCTTGGCGCGGACGGTGTGTCTGGTATTGCGGCTCCCGGGCAATTTGCTCGCTGGGGTCTGGTCATGGCGAACGACAGCGAACTGGTTGACCCTAAGACAGGTGAAATCCTGCTCGACAAACCAAACACCATCGAAGCCTATCAATGGATGGCCTCTCTGGTTCACGAGAACAAGGTCGCCTCGCCAGATGGCGTGACGGAAGAAGACAATGGTCGCGATGCCTTCCTGGCCAAAAAGGTCGGTATCATGTTCAACTCGACCGGCAATTACGGCGAAGCCAAGAAGGCGATTGGCGACAACCTTGTCGTGCGTCCGATGCCTTGCAACAAAACCTGCTCGGTTCCGATCGGTGGCGCCGGCATCGGCATCATGGCGACCTCTCTCAAAGAGGTTCAGGACGCCGCTTACAAGTTCGTCAGCTATGCGGCGTCTCCGGAAGCGAATGCAGTCTGGTTCGCGGCGACCGGATATCTGCCAATCAACAAGAAAAGCGCAGATTTGCCTATCGCCAAAGAAGCTCTGACCACCCAGCCCGGTATCGATGTGGCAATCGAGTCCCTGCCAAATGCCCATGGTCGTGCGCGCACGACTGTCGTCACCTGGATGCGTACCACCGAATACAAGATGTGGCAGGCGATGGCGCTCGGTCAGCGTAAGGTCGAGGAGACGATGAAGGATTTCGCCGAGCAGACGCGCGCAGAAGAAAAGCGCGTCGGTAACTGA
- a CDS encoding sugar ABC transporter permease: MLRKLTPYLFVAPLMISIAVFTYIPILTSLNLSVREWNFLSPDMPFVGLRNYEQLLSSREVWNSLWVTTVFAVLSVPLRLGLALLIAGYLVRETVHSRLLRGALFLPSVTSTVSIAVVFSWVFSTDYGMVNAILGTLGLGKVQWLQDPYLALWVLIFVNTWKQLGYDIVIYIAGLQAIPRELYDAAAVDGGRRMHVFRRVTLPLVMPTTYFLLVISVIEAFQVFTIVNVMTRGGPAGATDMLVNRLYEIGFVLFDIGRGSALAVLLFILLVALAILKSRIIGRKVHYEA; encoded by the coding sequence ATGCTTCGCAAACTCACTCCCTACTTGTTTGTGGCACCGTTGATGATTTCCATCGCGGTTTTCACCTATATCCCGATCCTGACGAGCCTCAATCTCAGTGTTCGCGAGTGGAACTTCCTGTCGCCGGATATGCCTTTTGTCGGTCTGCGCAACTATGAGCAATTGCTGTCCTCACGTGAGGTCTGGAATTCGCTCTGGGTCACGACGGTCTTTGCTGTCTTGTCCGTGCCGCTGCGGCTTGGCCTGGCGCTGCTCATTGCCGGCTATCTTGTCAGGGAAACTGTGCATTCGCGTCTTCTGCGAGGCGCGCTCTTCCTGCCGTCCGTCACATCGACAGTATCGATTGCTGTGGTGTTTTCCTGGGTCTTCTCCACCGATTACGGCATGGTGAATGCTATTCTCGGCACACTTGGTCTCGGCAAGGTGCAATGGCTGCAAGACCCCTATCTGGCGCTCTGGGTGCTGATCTTCGTCAACACCTGGAAACAGCTCGGCTATGACATCGTGATCTATATTGCCGGATTGCAGGCTATCCCGCGGGAGCTGTACGATGCCGCTGCTGTAGATGGCGGTCGCCGCATGCACGTTTTCCGGCGTGTGACACTGCCACTCGTCATGCCAACAACCTACTTTCTGCTCGTCATTTCGGTCATTGAAGCATTTCAGGTTTTCACCATCGTCAATGTGATGACGCGCGGTGGTCCGGCAGGTGCAACGGATATGTTGGTCAACCGGCTCTACGAGATCGGTTTCGTCCTTTTCGATATCGGACGCGGCTCAGCGCTGGCAGTTCTGTTGTTCATCCTGCTCGTCGCGCTTGCCATTCTCAAATCTCGTATCATCGGCAGGAAGGTACATTATGAAGCCTGA
- a CDS encoding carbohydrate ABC transporter permease: MKPENPLLVGLALAAGILFLSPVLYSIWISFQTADAYYAGDIGFTLDNYARAVGQYNFARYLLNSLIVSGLVTLLGITFATMAAYAFARYTFRGGNLLFGATVATLMIPSHISLIPNYLSLAKVGLLDTYAGLILPAISNGFAAFFLRQYIRGIPKALDEAAYMDGAKPLKVLWRIIVPLSRPAIASMALYIFMTEWNSYIWPLVAVGNQDLYTLQVGLARLYRINPGEGLVDWPLVMAASTITILPVLLGFLLVERHLVRGITMGAVK; encoded by the coding sequence ATGAAGCCTGAAAACCCGCTTCTAGTCGGTCTCGCGCTGGCTGCGGGTATCCTGTTCCTGTCGCCGGTCCTTTACTCCATCTGGATTTCGTTCCAGACGGCGGATGCCTATTATGCCGGTGATATCGGCTTTACACTGGATAATTACGCCCGGGCGGTCGGGCAGTACAATTTCGCGCGCTATCTGCTGAACAGCCTCATCGTCTCTGGTCTCGTCACGCTGCTCGGCATCACCTTTGCGACGATGGCCGCATATGCCTTTGCACGCTACACGTTCCGGGGTGGCAATCTCCTGTTCGGCGCAACAGTCGCAACGCTGATGATCCCGAGCCACATCAGTCTCATCCCGAACTATCTGTCGTTGGCGAAGGTTGGATTGCTAGATACTTATGCTGGTCTCATTCTGCCCGCCATTTCCAATGGTTTCGCGGCCTTCTTTCTGCGCCAGTACATTCGCGGAATTCCGAAGGCACTGGATGAAGCCGCCTATATGGATGGCGCAAAACCGCTGAAAGTGCTGTGGCGTATCATCGTGCCATTGTCGCGGCCCGCCATAGCGTCCATGGCGCTTTATATCTTCATGACCGAGTGGAACAGCTACATCTGGCCGCTGGTGGCCGTCGGCAATCAGGATCTCTACACGCTGCAGGTTGGTTTGGCGCGTCTCTATCGTATCAATCCCGGCGAAGGGTTGGTTGACTGGCCGCTTGTGATGGCCGCATCGACGATCACCATTCTGCCTGTTCTTCTCGGCTTTCTTCTGGTGGAGCGACATCTCGTGCGCGGCATCACCATGGGCGCTGTCAAATGA
- a CDS encoding glycerophosphodiester phosphodiesterase: protein MTRIASHRGGTLEFGDSTPHGFTATSKMALEEVEFDVHPTKDGAIVVHHDATLDATTDMSGVIAEMELADIKAATIRYGANSHPMTLEELCALYLHSHVSFRCEIKPGADGTPYGEFVPRVVSVLQEHGMLERTVFSSFLVRSMDEIAAATGRPRLWLVSPSVLRQLGPETVIEVAKAHNIPEIGVHIDTADAELKALFASAGIEFGCWAAHTRQQIGRALDLGVKVFTTDRPTLAIAIRESRCGGIAA from the coding sequence ATGACACGTATCGCATCCCATCGTGGTGGCACGCTTGAGTTTGGCGACAGTACGCCACACGGTTTTACGGCCACCTCGAAAATGGCTCTCGAGGAGGTCGAGTTCGACGTCCACCCGACAAAGGATGGCGCAATCGTCGTTCACCATGACGCCACTCTTGACGCCACGACAGATATGAGTGGCGTGATTGCGGAAATGGAACTTGCCGACATCAAGGCCGCAACCATCCGCTACGGCGCCAACAGTCATCCCATGACGCTGGAAGAACTTTGTGCGCTTTACCTCCATAGCCATGTTTCTTTTCGCTGTGAGATCAAGCCCGGCGCCGATGGCACTCCCTATGGCGAATTCGTGCCGCGCGTCGTGTCGGTTCTGCAGGAGCATGGCATGTTGGAGCGCACTGTTTTTTCGTCATTCCTCGTTCGTTCCATGGATGAGATTGCGGCCGCCACAGGTCGCCCGAGGCTATGGCTGGTCAGCCCGTCAGTTCTTCGGCAGCTTGGCCCGGAAACGGTGATCGAGGTGGCCAAAGCGCACAATATTCCCGAGATTGGCGTTCACATCGATACGGCCGATGCCGAACTGAAAGCGCTGTTTGCCTCCGCTGGCATTGAATTCGGTTGCTGGGCGGCACATACGCGGCAGCAGATTGGCCGCGCCCTGGACCTCGGCGTCAAAGTCTTCACTACGGACCGTCCAACATTGGCGATTGCGATCCGCGAAAGCCGTTGCGGGGGGATCGCCGCATGA
- a CDS encoding ABC transporter ATP-binding protein — translation MSGISLKNIRKSYPNGPQVLHGVSFDIEPGEFVVIVGPSGCGKSTLLRLIAGLDRCEEGRIEIDGRLANDLAPQDRDIAMIFQNYALYPHMTVRENIAFGLELRGMKKAERNEQAESVAKMLQLTTYLDRKPAALSGGQRQRVAMGRAMARNASIFLMDEPLSNLDNALRITMRTEIKELHRQLGATMIYVTHDQTEAMSLADRVAVMKDGYLQQFDRPEVIYDKPCNRFVASFLGMPPINFLDTNALPGWQGPKGLTAGLRPDVLTVHSDNPGGTALPALLAMSEMTGSEMLLHCETPAGRVTVAVHRRDLPASTDSFWISCDLDRTLFFDNESGNRVDIVHDGRAIAAH, via the coding sequence ATGAGCGGAATTTCTCTGAAGAACATCCGTAAATCCTATCCGAACGGACCACAGGTGTTGCATGGCGTGTCGTTCGATATAGAGCCGGGTGAATTTGTGGTGATTGTTGGCCCGTCCGGGTGTGGCAAGTCCACGCTGTTGCGGCTGATTGCCGGACTTGATCGCTGCGAAGAGGGCAGGATTGAAATCGATGGGCGCCTGGCCAATGATCTCGCTCCACAGGATCGCGATATCGCCATGATTTTCCAGAACTACGCGCTCTACCCCCATATGACGGTTCGGGAAAATATTGCCTTCGGGCTTGAGTTGCGTGGCATGAAAAAGGCCGAGCGCAACGAGCAGGCAGAGAGCGTAGCGAAAATGCTGCAACTCACGACTTACCTCGACCGCAAACCGGCGGCTTTGTCCGGTGGTCAACGCCAGCGCGTCGCCATGGGCCGGGCCATGGCACGCAACGCCTCGATTTTCCTGATGGACGAGCCGCTTTCCAATCTCGACAATGCGTTGCGAATTACGATGCGCACGGAAATCAAGGAACTGCATCGGCAACTCGGTGCAACGATGATTTATGTTACCCATGACCAGACAGAAGCGATGTCGCTGGCGGACCGCGTCGCCGTCATGAAGGACGGATATCTCCAGCAGTTCGATCGCCCGGAGGTCATCTACGACAAGCCCTGCAATCGGTTCGTTGCAAGTTTTCTCGGCATGCCGCCGATCAATTTCCTCGATACGAATGCGCTCCCGGGTTGGCAGGGACCCAAAGGTTTGACGGCGGGCCTTCGTCCCGATGTGCTGACCGTTCACAGTGACAATCCGGGTGGTACGGCTTTGCCTGCACTGCTGGCAATGTCTGAAATGACGGGGTCGGAGATGCTGTTGCACTGCGAGACGCCGGCCGGCCGCGTGACTGTAGCAGTGCATCGACGTGATCTTCCAGCCAGCACCGATAGCTTCTGGATATCGTGCGATCTTGACCGCACACTGTTTTTCGATAACGAGAGCGGAAACCGTGTGGACATTGTCCATGATGGGCGAGCGATCGCCGCGCACTGA
- a CDS encoding MurR/RpiR family transcriptional regulator, whose protein sequence is MDRQDAPLALSDLISRNSARLTDADTRLLDVLIQDPIRAAMENGKDVSFRAGVHPASAVRLARRLGFKGYPEFRTFLQSSLTEGGNDFESPAARMAARLVKAEDNGLLASVLDSEIAALQQAKNSVSDADIRAFSESLRDSRKIFIFGRGHFSALSALIALRLNRSGYEAVDIASQMHQLPEALSTLAPGDVVWLLSFRKAPPLLQEVRDIAASRGVKTLAVTDVGGTRIDPAPDHQILVSRGEPGESQSLVVPMTIANAVILDLAAIDNGRSIKALSEFRSFRASSRLSTRV, encoded by the coding sequence ATGGACAGGCAAGATGCGCCGCTCGCGTTAAGCGATCTGATCAGCCGCAATTCGGCGCGGCTGACAGATGCGGATACACGTCTTCTGGATGTCCTGATCCAGGATCCAATCCGCGCGGCTATGGAAAACGGTAAGGACGTCTCGTTTCGCGCCGGGGTGCACCCGGCATCTGCTGTCAGGCTCGCAAGGCGGTTGGGCTTCAAGGGCTATCCCGAATTTCGGACCTTTTTGCAGTCCAGTCTGACGGAAGGTGGCAATGATTTTGAAAGTCCTGCCGCGCGTATGGCTGCACGACTTGTCAAAGCGGAAGACAACGGTCTTCTGGCCTCCGTGCTTGACAGCGAAATCGCTGCGCTCCAGCAGGCAAAGAACAGCGTTTCCGACGCCGACATCAGGGCTTTTTCAGAAAGCTTGCGCGACAGCAGGAAGATATTCATCTTCGGACGCGGCCATTTTTCTGCACTGTCTGCGCTGATTGCCCTGCGCCTCAACCGCTCTGGCTACGAGGCGGTGGATATTGCCAGCCAGATGCACCAGCTTCCCGAAGCGCTGTCGACGCTTGCGCCTGGTGATGTTGTCTGGCTCCTTTCCTTCCGCAAGGCGCCGCCATTGCTCCAGGAGGTCCGAGACATTGCAGCAAGTCGCGGCGTAAAGACCCTGGCTGTTACTGACGTGGGTGGCACGCGCATTGACCCGGCGCCCGATCATCAGATCCTTGTTTCGCGAGGCGAGCCTGGTGAGTCGCAGTCGCTCGTTGTTCCCATGACGATCGCCAACGCCGTAATTCTTGATCTCGCTGCCATCGACAATGGCCGATCCATCAAGGCGCTCTCAGAATTTCGCTCCTTCCGGGCATCCTCGCGTCTTTCGACCCGCGTCTAG